A genomic region of Macrobrachium nipponense isolate FS-2020 chromosome 40, ASM1510439v2, whole genome shotgun sequence contains the following coding sequences:
- the LOC135212230 gene encoding uncharacterized protein LOC135212230, whose amino-acid sequence MTSSKSSTGAAVSAIYESREGTHLGIIDRPCRSGFKTECNEYEARTLSSETSIYGALQQEGIVAPLLNSHWNDKFLMRPEKTEGIGSSLPKGVDEPLGEILQDVFDEYLRECSVVLTYDLTFKDSFALDVILHLPSPKQIIEVESRENFKDIAFGGEWTCRAYVFLLRRLDVLIDFANTDEGDWDFDGK is encoded by the exons ATGACGTCATCAAAGAGCTCTACGGGGGCTGCAGTCAGCGCCATCTATGAGAGCCGAGAAGGGACCCACCTGGGAATCATTGACCGACCATGTCGTAGCGGTTTCAAGACAGAATGTAATGAATATGAAGCACGAACTCTGAGTTCAGAAACTTCTATCTATGGGGCTTTACAGCAGGAGGGAATAGTGGCGCCCTTATTGAATTCCCACTGGAATGATAAATTCCTGATGAGGCCGGAAAAGACGGAAGGAATAGGGTCTTCATTACCCAAAGGTGTAGACGAGCCTCTTGGGGAAATTCTCCAAGATGTTTTTGACGAGTATTTGAGAGAATGCTCGGTAGTCTTGACATATGACCTGACCTTCAAGGATTCCTTTGCTTTGGACGTCATTCTACATCTTCCCAGCCCAAAGCAG ATTATCGAAGTGGAGTCGAGGGAGAACTTCAAGGACATCGCCTTCGGAGGCGAATGGACCTGCAGGGCGTACGTGTTCCTCCTCCGCAGGCTGGACGTCCTCATCGACTTCGCAAACACGGACGAAGGCGATTGGGACTTCGACGGGAAGTAA